From the Theobroma cacao cultivar B97-61/B2 chromosome 2, Criollo_cocoa_genome_V2, whole genome shotgun sequence genome, one window contains:
- the LOC18607830 gene encoding multiple organellar RNA editing factor 1, mitochondrial, which translates to MALHPLRLRRTLTTLTTLHRTLSIPNPAVPTITATISNSTRTPLSSTTSSFGIFQSRWFKSSGGPLSSPRQYKLYKEGDEITEDTILFEGCDYNHWLIVVDFPKDNKPPPEGMVRTYEQICAQGLGISVEEAKKRIYACSTTTYEGFQVLMSEEESEKFHDVPGVVFVLPDSYIDPVKKEYGGDKYENGVITPRPPPVQYGRHQGGRFRQNNRNPDQPRYDRQGNPMQNQQGNSPYNQQGFVQGDGRNYRPPQNYPPQQNYGQQPPMNNRDAPQGSDPSYQGSYNQGGQVNYMSQERRDFFQKDGHNYVPPEQRDSRGDQRNFASTQGGNYGQGPSSGYGQNFGQGANPGYGQNFGQGANPGYGQNYGQANPGYGQNYGQGANPGYGQSYGQGSNPASGQNYGPGATAGTGQGYGQRTNAGDGQTYPGHGAGQGFSQAEQRNVQGEPTGSMGQGGMQQGRY; encoded by the exons ATGGCTCTGCATCCACTTCGCCTCCGTCGGACACTAACTACTCTGACTACCCTCCACCGTACTCTCTCCATTCCCAACCCTGCTGTCCCTACAATTACAGCCACCATTTCCAATTCCACCCGTACTCCATTATCATCAACAACATCATCCTTCGGTATCTTTCAATCTCGATGGTTCAAATCGTCGGGGGGTCCACTTTCATCTCCGAGACAGTACAAACTATACAAAGAAGGGGATGAGATAACCGAAGACACGATTTTATTCGAAGGCTGCGATTACAACCATTGGCTCATCGTCGTTGATTTCCCCAAAGATAATAAGCCTCCCCCTGAAGGAATGGTCCGTACTTACGAGCAGATTTGTGCTCAAGGCCTCGGCATCAG CGTGGAGGAGGcgaaaaaaagaatatatgcGTGTAGCACAACTACTTATGAAGGTTTTCAGGTTTTAATGTCTGAAGAAGAGTCTGAAAAGTTTCATG ATGTACCCGGGGTTGTTTTTGTATTGCCAGACTCTTATATTGATCCAGTAAAGAAGGAGTATGGAG GCGACAAATATGAAAATGGTGTTATCACACCAAGACCACCCCCTGTTCAGTATGGTAGACACCAAGGTGGTAGGTTCCGTCAAAATAATAGAAATCCTGACCAACCAAGGTATGATCGACAAGGAAACCCAATGCAAAACCAGCAAGGAAATTCACCATACAATCAGCAGGGATTTGTGCAAGGGGATGGAAGGAACTATAGGCCTCCACAAAATTATCCACCTCAACAAAATTATGGTCAGCAGCCACCAATGAACAACAGGGATGCTCCACAAGGAAGTGATCCTTCATACCAGGGCAGTTACAACCAAGGAGGGCAGGTAAATTATATGTCCCAAGAGCGAAGGGACTTCTTTCAGAAAGATGGGCACAATTATGTGCCTCCTGAGCAAAGGGATTCCAGAGGAGATCAAAGGAACTTTGCTTCCACACAAGGTGGGAATTATGGGCAGGGACCAAGTTCTGGCTATGGGCAGAATTTTGGGCAAGGGGCAAATCCTGGCTATGGGCAGAATTTCGGGCAAGGAGCAAATCCTGGCTATGGGCAGAATTATGGGCAAGCAAATCCTGGTTATGGGCAGAATTATGGGCAAGGAGCAAATCCTGGCTATGGACAGAGTTATGGGCAAGGATCAAATCCTGCGTCTGGTCAGAACTATGGGCCAGGAGCAACTGCTGGCACTGGGCAGGGTTATGGGCAGAGAACAAATGCTGGGGATGGACAGACTTACCCGGGACATGGAGCTGGTCAAGGGTTCTCACAGGCAGAGCAGAGAAATGTGCAAGGAGAGCCAACCGGATCAATGGGACAAGGAGGGATGCAACAA GGAAGATACTGA